The following coding sequences are from one Triticum dicoccoides isolate Atlit2015 ecotype Zavitan chromosome 4A, WEW_v2.0, whole genome shotgun sequence window:
- the LOC119286515 gene encoding DEAD-box ATP-dependent RNA helicase FANCM-like isoform X2 produces MAAPPPLYHPAIAVDEDDDGFDWDAAVREIDSACALASASTTAVSTSAPPPPPSAAPSSGLAPSAAAPSFHGLSTGVARQSTLDRFVDSFTRRQAAKDRPLPAPSVPVEVAVPPGGGGAHFVDRGDEGCSRKASEEKVVERPRTAALDRFVDAFTRRQAAKERPPPVPGVPVAAAVPPGGGGAHFAVRGDEGCLRRGSEEEVAEGSCTVALDHEAVQTWIYPTNVEVREYQRYIVQKALFTNTLVALPTGLGKTFIAAVVMYNYFRWFPEGKIVFTAPSRPLVTQQIEACHNTVGIPQEWAIDMKGNLSPSTRSSLWKSKRVFFVTPQILENDIQSGICMVKQLVCLVIDEAHRASGNHAYCVAVRQLVAAGVPLRILALTATPGSKQPTIQAVINNLCISELIHRDESDLEVKRYVNTRTVELLKVPVGSDTTQVNAMILDLINTHVVQLRAAGVIDNRDAANWSPHQLLILRTKFSQAPPPNIPLEKKKEIHKSFAALVSLCHVSKMLWSHGIKPAHESIKAKLKEGHSWNFASKNQTFRDAMNMMQKISSEGLPSPKVQKLAEVLVDHFHKNDSKDSRVIIFSNFRESVNEILGSLRDSGGGLFRPAQFIGQSSTGDRLKGQTQKMQQAILQKFRAGEYNILVATSIGEEGLDIMEVDLVICFDANVSPLRMIQRMGRTGRKHEGRVVVLACEGPELQGYMKKQGSARTMKNLLRKGNAFEYHSSPRMVPHVYSPEVKYVKLSIEKYVHCSKKRKVDVSGTPHILNKVSEEDGLLIAQYFSSGKEDTWKPSLVAFPSFQVSPCDIYRVPHSYRTTDMLIDTMQQLQDVSFSKTKCGSPLQEPADVAAFEDQVLDGYHFSSGEVSSSKSASVPSSLVNKYPLHSFFSGEYVAVDVRGYISITFVPALPRVSEFHKDTRNVNWEHTIQNKTTSKLTADASGQLTDSAYSIFAGNALNSAPHFPEYSEQCNQADGTHILSPSTPSKTVTSPIEKWDTPCNAKLASPVLSGEEDMELSPRLTHYIEEGIVPESPVEQLEIDSAADLDFVAKVISSKSHIQGAEHNRPECSDGPLSFVREGQFPAGVTEHHGSSRENILVQTQAETDEPMCSSKAKIYCSPAAHTPTANLLSDSMSDDWQPKSIGNTSGSVQQLPKYRRLRKCGDKIKRVSSLSLNERYNGSVGGQCDQMEHYVEGKPRGVWIYILMRKSKCLKMLIFHRMRMMIGVKINMKIALLTIRQLLLANSLRVNKVVKTVTLTT; encoded by the exons ATGGCGGCGCCCCCACCGCTCTACCATCCTGCCATCGCCGTCGACGAAGACGACGAC GGCTTCGATTGGGATGCGGCCGTGCGGGAGATCGACAGCGCATGCGCCCTTGCCTCAGCCTCCACGaccgccgtgtcgacctcagctccgccgcccccgccctCGGCCGCCCCGTCGTCGGGCCTCGCTCCCTCGGCCGCGGCGCCCTCCTTCCACGGGCTGTCCACGGGAGTCGCGCGGCAGTCGACGCTCGACCGCTTCGTGGACTCATTCACCAGGAGGCAGGCGGCGAAGGATAGGCCGCTCCCTGCGCCGTCGGTTCCTGTGGAGGTAGCAGTGCcgcctggcggcggcggggcgcactTTGTGGACCGTGGCGATGAGGGGTGCTCGCGGAAGGCGAGTGAGGAGAAGGTCGTGGAGCGGCCCCGCACTGCGGCGCTCGACCGCTTCGTCGACGCGTTCACCAGGAGGCAGGCTGCGAAGGAGAGGCCGCCCCCTGTACCTGGGGTTCCTGTGGCGGCAGCGGTGCCACCTGGTGGTGGCGGGGCGCACTTTGCTGTCCGTGGCGATGAGGGGTGCTTGCGTAGGGGGAGCGAGGAGGAGGTTGCGGAGGGGTCCTGCACCGTGGCGCTCGACCACGAGGCAGTGCAGACGTGGATCTATCCGA CTAATGTGGAAGTCCGAGAGTACCAACGATATATTGTCCAAAAGGCTTTGTTTACAAATACACTAGTAGCCCTGCCAACTGGACTTGGCAAAACTTTTATCGCAGCCGTGGTGATGTATAACTATTTTAGATGGTTTCCTGAAG GTAAAATAGTATTCACAGCCCCTTCGCGTCCTCTTGTCACTCAGCAAATTGAGGCATGCCACAATACAGTGGGTATACCACAG GAGTGGGCGATTGATATGAAAGGGAATCTAAGCCCTTCAACGAGATCAAGCTTGTGGAAGTCTAAACGAGTGTTCTTTGTCACTCCACAGATTCTTGAGAATGACATACAATCTG GTATATGCATGGTGAAACAACTTGTTTGCTTGGTGATAGATGAAGCTCATAGAGCTTCGGGAAATCATGCTTACTGTGTTGCTGTTCGCCAG TTGGTGGCAGCTGGTGTGCCGCTAAGAATTTTAGCTTTGACTGCTACACCAGGAT CAAAACAGCCAACTATCCAAGCTGTCATCAACAATTTATGCATCTCAGAGTTGATTCATCGTGATGAAAGTGATCTTGAAGTCAAACGATATGTTAACACACGTACAGTTGAACTCTTAAAG GTTCCTGTTGGCAGTGACACAACTCAAGTCAATGCTATGATTTTGGATCTTATAAATACACATGTTGTTCAGTTACGTGCTGCTGGGGTGATTGATAACAGGGATGCTGCAAAT TGGAGCCCACATCAGTTGCTTATTTTAAGGACGAAATTCAGCCAAGCACCTCCACCAAATATTCCtctggaaaagaaaaaggaaattcaTAAATCTTTTGCAGCTCTCGTGTCACTTTGTCATGTGAGTAAAATGCTTTGGAGCCATGGAATCAAGCCAGCGCATGAGTCAATTAAAGCCAAGTTGAAAGAAGG GCACTCTTGGAATTTTGCTTCAAAGAATCAAACCTTTCGGGATGCAATGAATATGATGCAGAAGATCTCATCTGAAGGCTTACCCAGTCCAAAGGTGCAGAAATTGGCAGAAGTGTTGGTCGATCACTTCC ACAAAAATGATTCCAAGGACTCACGGGTGATTATCTTTTCAAATTTCCGGGAAAGTGTCAA TGAGATTCTCGGTTCATTAAGAGACAGTGGTGGCGGACTTTTCAGACCTGCACAGTTCATCGGTCAAAGCTCTACAG GTGACCGACTGAAGGGCCAGACACAGAAAATGCAACAAGCTATTTTACAG AAATTTCGAGCTGGGGAATACAATATTTTGGTGGCAACATCAATTGGTGAGGAAGGTCTAGATATTATGGAGGTGGATCTTGTGATTTGTTTCGATGCCAATGTCTCTCCATTAAGGATGATCCAACGAATGGGAAGGACTGGGCGGAAGCACGAAGGACGAGTTG TGGTTTTGGCTTGTGAAGGACCAGAGCTGCAAGGGTACATGAAGAAACAAGGAAGTGCTCGGACAATGAAGAACCTTTTGCGTAAAGGGAACGCCTTTGAATACCATTCTAGTCCCAGGATG GTTCCACATGTCTATAGCCCAGAAGTTAAATATGTTAAATTATCAATAGAGAAGTATGTCCATTGCTCAAAGAAAAGAAAAGTTGATGTGAGTGGCACACCACACATTTTGAACAAAGTTTCAGAGGAAGATGGCCTATTGATTGCTCAGTACTTCAGTTCAGGCAAAGAAGATACTTGGAAGCCATCACTTGTTGCGTTCCCTAGTTTCCAGGTTTCTCCATGTGATATCTATAGAGTGCCTCATTCCTATCGAACTACAGATATGCTAATCGATACTATGCAACAACTTCAAGATGTTTCTTTCTCTAAAACTAAG TGTGGAAGCCCTTTACAAGAACCCGCTGATGTAGCAGCTTTTGAGGATCAGGTGTTGGATGGTTATCACTTTTCTTCTGGAGAAGTGTCATCGAGTAAAAGTGCTAGTGTGCCAAGTTCACTGGTCAACAAATATCCTCTCCACTCATTCTTCAGTGGGGAATATGTAGCTGTGGATGTTAGAGGCTACATTTCAATCACTTTTGTACCTGCCTTACCGAGGGTATCTGAGTTCCATAAGGATACAAGGAACGTAAATTGGGAACATACAATCCAGAACAAGACTACTTCAAAATTGACAGCAGATGCCAGTGGGCAATTAACGGATAGCGCTTATTCGATCTTTGCAGGCAATGCATTAAATTCAGCTCCTCATTTCCCTGAATATTCGGAGCAATGTAACCAAGCTGATGGCACACACATACTTTCCCCCAGTACTCCATCTAAAACGGTTACAAGTCCAATAGAAAAATGGGACACACCATGCAATGCTAAACTAGCAAGCCCAGTTTTGTCAGGTGAGGAAGACATGGAACTTAGTCCTAGATTAACTCATTATATTGAAGAAGGAATTGTGCCTGAGTCTCCAGTAGAGCAATTAGAAATAGACAGTGCTGCTGATCTTGATTTTGTTGCAAAGGTTATTTCTTCAAAGTCACACATTCAGGGAGCTGAACACAATCGGCCAGAATGTAGTGACGGGCCACTAAGCTTTGTGAGAGAAGGTCAATTTCCTGCTGGTGTCACGGAACATCATGGTTCGTCaagagagaatatcctagttcagacTCAAGCAGAAACAGATGAGCCAATGTGTTCTTCAAAGGCAAAAATCTACTGCAGTCCTGCTGCTCATACGCCCACAGCAAATCTACTGTCTGATAGTATGTCTGATGATTGGCAGCCTAAGTCAATAGGGAATACATCAGGATCAGTACAGCAATTACCGAAGTACAGAAGACTCCGCAAATGCGGTGACAAGATCAAACGAGTATCCTCATTGTCTTTGAATGAAAGATATAATGGATCTGTAGGAGGACAATGTGATCAGATGGAGCATTATGTTG AAGGAAAGCCAAGAGGTGTATGGATATATATATTGATGAGGAAGTCGA AGTGTCTGAAGATGCTGATATTTCAccggatgaggatgatgatcggaGTGAAGATAAATATGAAGATAGCTTTATTGACGATCAGACAACTCCTACTGGCCAATTCACTCAGAGTGAACAAGGTGGTGAAAACAGTAACACTAACGACATGA
- the LOC119286515 gene encoding DEAD-box ATP-dependent RNA helicase FANCM-like isoform X1, whose amino-acid sequence MAAPPPLYHPAIAVDEDDDGFDWDAAVREIDSACALASASTTAVSTSAPPPPPSAAPSSGLAPSAAAPSFHGLSTGVARQSTLDRFVDSFTRRQAAKDRPLPAPSVPVEVAVPPGGGGAHFVDRGDEGCSRKASEEKVVERPRTAALDRFVDAFTRRQAAKERPPPVPGVPVAAAVPPGGGGAHFAVRGDEGCLRRGSEEEVAEGSCTVALDHEAVQTWIYPTNVEVREYQRYIVQKALFTNTLVALPTGLGKTFIAAVVMYNYFRWFPEGKIVFTAPSRPLVTQQIEACHNTVGIPQEWAIDMKGNLSPSTRSSLWKSKRVFFVTPQILENDIQSGICMVKQLVCLVIDEAHRASGNHAYCVAVRQLVAAGVPLRILALTATPGSKQPTIQAVINNLCISELIHRDESDLEVKRYVNTRTVELLKVPVGSDTTQVNAMILDLINTHVVQLRAAGVIDNRDAANWSPHQLLILRTKFSQAPPPNIPLEKKKEIHKSFAALVSLCHVSKMLWSHGIKPAHESIKAKLKEGHSWNFASKNQTFRDAMNMMQKISSEGLPSPKVQKLAEVLVDHFHKNDSKDSRVIIFSNFRESVNEILGSLRDSGGGLFRPAQFIGQSSTGDRLKGQTQKMQQAILQKFRAGEYNILVATSIGEEGLDIMEVDLVICFDANVSPLRMIQRMGRTGRKHEGRVVVLACEGPELQGYMKKQGSARTMKNLLRKGNAFEYHSSPRMVPHVYSPEVKYVKLSIEKYVHCSKKRKVDVSGTPHILNKVSEEDGLLIAQYFSSGKEDTWKPSLVAFPSFQVSPCDIYRVPHSYRTTDMLIDTMQQLQDVSFSKTKCGSPLQEPADVAAFEDQVLDGYHFSSGEVSSSKSASVPSSLVNKYPLHSFFSGEYVAVDVRGYISITFVPALPRVSEFHKDTRNVNWEHTIQNKTTSKLTADASGQLTDSAYSIFAGNALNSAPHFPEYSEQCNQADGTHILSPSTPSKTVTSPIEKWDTPCNAKLASPVLSGEEDMELSPRLTHYIEEGIVPESPVEQLEIDSAADLDFVAKVISSKSHIQGAEHNRPECSDGPLSFVREGQFPAGVTEHHGSSRENILVQTQAETDEPMCSSKAKIYCSPAAHTPTANLLSDSMSDDWQPKSIGNTSGSVQQLPKYRRLRKCGDKIKRVSSLSLNERYNGSVGGQCDQMEHYVGNRRKAKRCMDIYIDEEVEVSEDADISPDEDDDRSEDKYEDSFIDDQTTPTGQFTQSEQGGENSNTNDMMAFYRRSLLSQSTVVLPSRYQDVSDNSVSRAGSASCSSGNLHNPIETPQGIPQIYGTTDPSPIGHQQMSLERASSIKEQGEASVVNCESTTKPDSRKRKLSFEQAASIPVINLELEPAPPSSHVATEVGNDIYWDDAFFENLDFDAIEAQAAEQLRLQKAQSAQKPTETKRASDVSFTPPSFDLGI is encoded by the exons ATGGCGGCGCCCCCACCGCTCTACCATCCTGCCATCGCCGTCGACGAAGACGACGAC GGCTTCGATTGGGATGCGGCCGTGCGGGAGATCGACAGCGCATGCGCCCTTGCCTCAGCCTCCACGaccgccgtgtcgacctcagctccgccgcccccgccctCGGCCGCCCCGTCGTCGGGCCTCGCTCCCTCGGCCGCGGCGCCCTCCTTCCACGGGCTGTCCACGGGAGTCGCGCGGCAGTCGACGCTCGACCGCTTCGTGGACTCATTCACCAGGAGGCAGGCGGCGAAGGATAGGCCGCTCCCTGCGCCGTCGGTTCCTGTGGAGGTAGCAGTGCcgcctggcggcggcggggcgcactTTGTGGACCGTGGCGATGAGGGGTGCTCGCGGAAGGCGAGTGAGGAGAAGGTCGTGGAGCGGCCCCGCACTGCGGCGCTCGACCGCTTCGTCGACGCGTTCACCAGGAGGCAGGCTGCGAAGGAGAGGCCGCCCCCTGTACCTGGGGTTCCTGTGGCGGCAGCGGTGCCACCTGGTGGTGGCGGGGCGCACTTTGCTGTCCGTGGCGATGAGGGGTGCTTGCGTAGGGGGAGCGAGGAGGAGGTTGCGGAGGGGTCCTGCACCGTGGCGCTCGACCACGAGGCAGTGCAGACGTGGATCTATCCGA CTAATGTGGAAGTCCGAGAGTACCAACGATATATTGTCCAAAAGGCTTTGTTTACAAATACACTAGTAGCCCTGCCAACTGGACTTGGCAAAACTTTTATCGCAGCCGTGGTGATGTATAACTATTTTAGATGGTTTCCTGAAG GTAAAATAGTATTCACAGCCCCTTCGCGTCCTCTTGTCACTCAGCAAATTGAGGCATGCCACAATACAGTGGGTATACCACAG GAGTGGGCGATTGATATGAAAGGGAATCTAAGCCCTTCAACGAGATCAAGCTTGTGGAAGTCTAAACGAGTGTTCTTTGTCACTCCACAGATTCTTGAGAATGACATACAATCTG GTATATGCATGGTGAAACAACTTGTTTGCTTGGTGATAGATGAAGCTCATAGAGCTTCGGGAAATCATGCTTACTGTGTTGCTGTTCGCCAG TTGGTGGCAGCTGGTGTGCCGCTAAGAATTTTAGCTTTGACTGCTACACCAGGAT CAAAACAGCCAACTATCCAAGCTGTCATCAACAATTTATGCATCTCAGAGTTGATTCATCGTGATGAAAGTGATCTTGAAGTCAAACGATATGTTAACACACGTACAGTTGAACTCTTAAAG GTTCCTGTTGGCAGTGACACAACTCAAGTCAATGCTATGATTTTGGATCTTATAAATACACATGTTGTTCAGTTACGTGCTGCTGGGGTGATTGATAACAGGGATGCTGCAAAT TGGAGCCCACATCAGTTGCTTATTTTAAGGACGAAATTCAGCCAAGCACCTCCACCAAATATTCCtctggaaaagaaaaaggaaattcaTAAATCTTTTGCAGCTCTCGTGTCACTTTGTCATGTGAGTAAAATGCTTTGGAGCCATGGAATCAAGCCAGCGCATGAGTCAATTAAAGCCAAGTTGAAAGAAGG GCACTCTTGGAATTTTGCTTCAAAGAATCAAACCTTTCGGGATGCAATGAATATGATGCAGAAGATCTCATCTGAAGGCTTACCCAGTCCAAAGGTGCAGAAATTGGCAGAAGTGTTGGTCGATCACTTCC ACAAAAATGATTCCAAGGACTCACGGGTGATTATCTTTTCAAATTTCCGGGAAAGTGTCAA TGAGATTCTCGGTTCATTAAGAGACAGTGGTGGCGGACTTTTCAGACCTGCACAGTTCATCGGTCAAAGCTCTACAG GTGACCGACTGAAGGGCCAGACACAGAAAATGCAACAAGCTATTTTACAG AAATTTCGAGCTGGGGAATACAATATTTTGGTGGCAACATCAATTGGTGAGGAAGGTCTAGATATTATGGAGGTGGATCTTGTGATTTGTTTCGATGCCAATGTCTCTCCATTAAGGATGATCCAACGAATGGGAAGGACTGGGCGGAAGCACGAAGGACGAGTTG TGGTTTTGGCTTGTGAAGGACCAGAGCTGCAAGGGTACATGAAGAAACAAGGAAGTGCTCGGACAATGAAGAACCTTTTGCGTAAAGGGAACGCCTTTGAATACCATTCTAGTCCCAGGATG GTTCCACATGTCTATAGCCCAGAAGTTAAATATGTTAAATTATCAATAGAGAAGTATGTCCATTGCTCAAAGAAAAGAAAAGTTGATGTGAGTGGCACACCACACATTTTGAACAAAGTTTCAGAGGAAGATGGCCTATTGATTGCTCAGTACTTCAGTTCAGGCAAAGAAGATACTTGGAAGCCATCACTTGTTGCGTTCCCTAGTTTCCAGGTTTCTCCATGTGATATCTATAGAGTGCCTCATTCCTATCGAACTACAGATATGCTAATCGATACTATGCAACAACTTCAAGATGTTTCTTTCTCTAAAACTAAG TGTGGAAGCCCTTTACAAGAACCCGCTGATGTAGCAGCTTTTGAGGATCAGGTGTTGGATGGTTATCACTTTTCTTCTGGAGAAGTGTCATCGAGTAAAAGTGCTAGTGTGCCAAGTTCACTGGTCAACAAATATCCTCTCCACTCATTCTTCAGTGGGGAATATGTAGCTGTGGATGTTAGAGGCTACATTTCAATCACTTTTGTACCTGCCTTACCGAGGGTATCTGAGTTCCATAAGGATACAAGGAACGTAAATTGGGAACATACAATCCAGAACAAGACTACTTCAAAATTGACAGCAGATGCCAGTGGGCAATTAACGGATAGCGCTTATTCGATCTTTGCAGGCAATGCATTAAATTCAGCTCCTCATTTCCCTGAATATTCGGAGCAATGTAACCAAGCTGATGGCACACACATACTTTCCCCCAGTACTCCATCTAAAACGGTTACAAGTCCAATAGAAAAATGGGACACACCATGCAATGCTAAACTAGCAAGCCCAGTTTTGTCAGGTGAGGAAGACATGGAACTTAGTCCTAGATTAACTCATTATATTGAAGAAGGAATTGTGCCTGAGTCTCCAGTAGAGCAATTAGAAATAGACAGTGCTGCTGATCTTGATTTTGTTGCAAAGGTTATTTCTTCAAAGTCACACATTCAGGGAGCTGAACACAATCGGCCAGAATGTAGTGACGGGCCACTAAGCTTTGTGAGAGAAGGTCAATTTCCTGCTGGTGTCACGGAACATCATGGTTCGTCaagagagaatatcctagttcagacTCAAGCAGAAACAGATGAGCCAATGTGTTCTTCAAAGGCAAAAATCTACTGCAGTCCTGCTGCTCATACGCCCACAGCAAATCTACTGTCTGATAGTATGTCTGATGATTGGCAGCCTAAGTCAATAGGGAATACATCAGGATCAGTACAGCAATTACCGAAGTACAGAAGACTCCGCAAATGCGGTGACAAGATCAAACGAGTATCCTCATTGTCTTTGAATGAAAGATATAATGGATCTGTAGGAGGACAATGTGATCAGATGGAGCATTATGTTG GAAACAGAAGGAAAGCCAAGAGGTGTATGGATATATATATTGATGAGGAAGTCGA AGTGTCTGAAGATGCTGATATTTCAccggatgaggatgatgatcggaGTGAAGATAAATATGAAGATAGCTTTATTGACGATCAGACAACTCCTACTGGCCAATTCACTCAGAGTGAACAAGGTGGTGAAAACAGTAACACTAACGACATGATGGCTTTCTACAG GCGATCACTACTTAGTCAGTCAACGGTAGTCCTGCCCTCGAGATACCAAGATGTCTCTGATAATTCTGTTTCCAGAGCTGGAAGTGCAAGCTGTTCATCAGGGAACTTGCACAATCCTATCGAGACTCCACAAGGGATTCCTCAAATATATGGTACCACTGACCCAAGTCCTATAGGTCACCAGCAAATGTCCCTGGAGAGAGCCAGTTCGATAAAGGAACAGGGTGAAGCAAGTGTGGTCAATTGCGAATCAACCACCAAACCAGATAGCAGAAAGAGAAAACTAAGCTTCGAGCAAGCCGCCTCAATCCCTGTCATAAACCTTGAGCTGGAACCAGCACCACCTTCCTCACATGTTGCTACTGAAGTCGGTAATGACATATACTGGGATGATGCTTTCTTTGAGAACCTTGATTTTGATGCAATTGAAGCACAAGCGGCCGAGCAACTTAGACTCCAGAAAGCACAATCAGCACAAAAACCAACGGAAACTAAGCGAGCATCTGATGTCAGCTTCACGCCTCCATCGTTTGATCTTGGGATCTGA